Proteins co-encoded in one Kutzneria chonburiensis genomic window:
- a CDS encoding DUF4360 domain-containing protein translates to MRGALAIAGLVLSLFTPVTDSQTSSPPPGKITLDIKTINGSGCPAGTADAAAVVSEDNTSFTVTYNNFVARTGAGASAVDQRKNCQINVLVHVPQGFTYAVAEADYSGFAHLAAGATALEQANYYFAGTAATARVPHSLTGPFDGQWHNQDVADVATLVYAPCGVDRNLNINAELRTSTTDKSAGSFIEMDTSHASVNTTYQFAWKQC, encoded by the coding sequence ATGCGTGGTGCGTTGGCCATTGCCGGCCTCGTCCTGTCGTTGTTCACACCCGTGACCGATTCGCAGACTTCGTCGCCGCCGCCCGGAAAGATCACGCTCGATATCAAAACGATCAACGGCTCCGGCTGCCCGGCCGGCACCGCGGACGCCGCGGCCGTCGTCTCCGAGGACAACACCTCGTTCACGGTGACCTACAACAACTTCGTCGCCCGCACCGGCGCCGGGGCCTCGGCCGTCGACCAGCGCAAGAACTGCCAGATCAACGTTCTCGTCCACGTCCCGCAGGGCTTCACCTACGCCGTCGCCGAGGCCGACTACTCCGGCTTCGCCCACCTCGCCGCCGGCGCCACCGCCCTGGAACAGGCCAACTACTACTTCGCCGGCACCGCGGCAACGGCCCGGGTGCCGCACAGCCTGACCGGTCCGTTCGACGGCCAGTGGCACAACCAGGATGTCGCCGACGTCGCCACCCTGGTGTACGCCCCGTGCGGCGTCGACCGAAACCTCAACATCAACGCCGAGCTCCGCACCAGCACCACCGACAAGAGCGCCGGCAGCTTCATCGAGATGGACACCTCGCACGCCAGCGTCAACACCACCTACCAGTTCGCCTGGAAGCAGTGCTGA
- a CDS encoding low temperature requirement protein A: MAESSERHAGWLELFYDLLFVVLIAQLAHSVVADPGWESGLRLLVLFLPAWWVWVGSTIYTNLTAEVGAERRLDVLGQMAIVLVMAASAEQAAEGHPALFAGAYAASRLAVLAFRILAGRKWPAGGSNWPLIVSAALWTGSIWLEPPWAYVPWFAGLVIEVYGVLRRRGGSSIRERLIAGRIALTHLVERFGGFMIIVFGEGIAQIVAAVAGAHGTPLAVITGLAAFSVLAMLWWLYFDYGSAVAEKTMSARRAESYRLTVQIFVIGHFLPVVALVAFAAGLNGLVTAGAEGHDAGEILRLCAAAMAVYLINNAVVGRLAMRYSVRRVLGWLMPNLIMLTALTIFADELPPAVALFLVTLVLTAETLPRAKRTARESAAQEG, translated from the coding sequence GTGGCGGAGAGTTCGGAGCGGCACGCCGGTTGGCTGGAGCTGTTCTACGACCTGTTGTTCGTGGTGCTGATCGCGCAGCTGGCGCATTCCGTTGTGGCGGATCCGGGCTGGGAGTCGGGGCTGCGGCTGCTGGTGTTGTTCCTGCCGGCGTGGTGGGTGTGGGTGGGCTCGACGATCTACACGAACCTCACGGCGGAGGTGGGCGCGGAGCGCCGCCTGGACGTGCTGGGCCAGATGGCGATCGTGCTGGTGATGGCGGCGTCGGCGGAGCAGGCGGCGGAAGGGCATCCTGCGCTGTTTGCCGGCGCCTACGCGGCGTCGAGGCTGGCGGTGCTGGCGTTCCGGATTCTCGCGGGACGGAAGTGGCCGGCGGGTGGCTCGAACTGGCCGCTCATCGTGTCGGCGGCGCTGTGGACGGGCTCGATCTGGCTGGAGCCGCCATGGGCCTACGTGCCGTGGTTCGCTGGCCTGGTGATCGAGGTGTACGGCGTCTTGCGCCGTCGTGGCGGCTCGTCGATCAGGGAGCGGCTGATCGCGGGGCGGATCGCGCTGACCCATCTCGTGGAACGCTTCGGCGGCTTCATGATCATCGTGTTCGGCGAGGGGATCGCCCAGATCGTCGCGGCGGTCGCCGGCGCGCACGGCACACCGCTCGCGGTGATCACGGGCCTGGCGGCGTTCTCCGTGCTGGCGATGCTGTGGTGGCTGTACTTCGACTACGGGTCGGCGGTGGCGGAGAAGACGATGAGCGCCCGCCGCGCCGAGTCGTACCGGCTGACGGTGCAGATCTTCGTGATCGGGCACTTCCTGCCGGTGGTGGCACTGGTGGCCTTTGCCGCCGGCCTGAACGGACTTGTCACGGCCGGCGCGGAGGGTCACGACGCCGGCGAAATCCTCCGGCTGTGCGCCGCCGCGATGGCCGTCTACCTGATCAACAACGCCGTCGTCGGACGGCTGGCCATGCGCTACTCGGTCCGGCGCGTCCTCGGCTGGCTCATGCCCAACCTGATCATGCTGACCGCCCTGACGATCTTCGCCGACGAGCTGCCGCCGGCGGTCGCCCTGTTCCTGGTGACGCTGGTGCTGACGGCCGAAACCCTGCCGCGGGCCAAGCGAACCGCCCGGGAGTCAGCCGCCCAGGAGGGGTAG
- a CDS encoding HNH endonuclease signature motif containing protein codes for MEPTGAMFDLVVGVDPASLTQEDLVNFVGVARKVRAVCEWAEHEALNHIDDLTELAMATKVSEPALARSQEVAAALETHPALAERFRRGEIDLARFAAVHERTRHLADPAQVADVDQALAEQAGGMTRTQVCRKATALVAKADPDGHEQRCHKAKDDRQVGLSALPDGMAKLTWILPAAEAHQLFQQICADAKSLPKDDRTTDQKSSDVLWDRLRGKHTTWNVRTFVTISMETLLGLTNDPGQLAGYGPIAAEAARELAMHGPFRGLLLDEYQQISAISTDTYRPTALMKETSVARAGGTCTAPGCTLPIQEHDHITPWPEGPTEATNLQGLCTWHHHRKHDNYTVTQDSDGTTHWITPAGRHHTTRPMRH; via the coding sequence ATGGAACCCACTGGGGCCATGTTCGATCTGGTGGTGGGTGTGGATCCGGCGAGCCTGACGCAAGAAGATCTGGTCAATTTTGTGGGGGTGGCCCGGAAGGTGCGGGCGGTGTGTGAATGGGCCGAACATGAGGCCCTCAACCACATCGACGACCTCACCGAATTGGCGATGGCCACGAAGGTCTCGGAGCCGGCCCTGGCCCGGTCGCAAGAGGTCGCCGCCGCCCTGGAGACTCACCCTGCGCTGGCGGAGCGGTTCCGCCGGGGCGAGATCGACCTCGCCCGGTTCGCGGCGGTCCACGAGCGGACCCGCCACCTCGCCGACCCGGCCCAGGTCGCCGACGTCGACCAGGCCCTGGCCGAGCAGGCCGGTGGTATGACCCGGACTCAGGTGTGTCGCAAGGCCACCGCGCTGGTCGCCAAGGCCGACCCCGATGGCCACGAGCAGCGCTGCCACAAGGCCAAGGACGACCGGCAGGTCGGACTCTCGGCCTTGCCCGACGGTATGGCCAAGCTGACCTGGATCCTCCCGGCTGCTGAGGCTCACCAGCTGTTCCAGCAGATCTGCGCCGACGCCAAGTCCCTCCCGAAGGACGACCGCACCACCGACCAGAAAAGCTCCGATGTGCTCTGGGACCGCTTGCGGGGCAAGCACACCACCTGGAACGTCCGCACCTTCGTCACCATCTCCATGGAGACCCTGCTCGGCCTCACCAACGACCCCGGCCAGCTCGCCGGCTACGGCCCCATCGCGGCCGAGGCAGCACGGGAACTGGCCATGCACGGCCCATTCCGAGGGCTCCTGCTGGATGAGTACCAGCAGATCTCCGCGATCAGCACCGACACCTACCGGCCCACGGCGCTGATGAAGGAGACGTCCGTTGCTCGGGCCGGCGGGACCTGCACCGCCCCCGGCTGCACCCTGCCCATCCAGGAACACGACCACATCACCCCCTGGCCAGAGGGCCCCACAGAGGCGACCAACCTGCAAGGGCTCTGCACCTGGCACCACCACCGCAAACACGACAACTACACAGTGACTCAGGATTCAGATGGCACCACCCACTGGATCACCCCGGCCGGCCGCCACCACACCACCCGCCCCATGCGGCACTAA